The Acidobacteriota bacterium region TGAATTTCTCGAGATACAGCTCTCCCGAACCGAAGCCGGCCAGAGCCTCGGACCGACAGGTCTCGACGGCGCTTTCCAGGTCCTCCGGCCTTTCGACGACCCGCATCCCCCGACCGCCGCCCCCGGCCGCCGCCTTGACGATCACCGGATAGCCGATTGCCTTGGCCAGCTCCGCCGCCTCCTCGAAAGACTCGAGGGTTCCCCGGCTGCCGGGAATCACGGGCACACCGGCGCTGATCATCGCGGCCCGTGCCGCGGCCTTGTCGCCCATCTGCCGAATCGTCGCCGCCTGGGGTCCGATGAAGCTCAGGCCGCACTCGGCGCAAATCTCGGCGAAGTGCGGATTCTCGGCGAGAAAGCCATAGCCGGGGTGGATCGCATCGGCACCGGTGATCTCGGCAGCCGAGATGATGGCCCCGATGTTGAGGTAAGAGTCGGTCGACCGGGCAGGACCGATACACACGTCCTCGTCGGCGAAACGGACGTGGAGCGAATCCTGGTCGGCGTCGCTGTGCACCGCCACGGTGCGAATGCCCAGTTCCTTGCAGGCCCAAATGATCCGCAGCGCAATCTCGCCGCGGTTGGCGATGAGTATCTTCTCGAACATGGTCGTCGTTCAGTTCGGACGGATGCGGAAAAGAACCTCGCCATACTCCACCGGCTGGGCGTTTTCCGGCACGATCTCGACCACCGTCCCCGCTGTCTCGGCCTCGATCTCGTTCATCAGCTTCATCGCTTCGATGATGCACAGCGTCTGCCCCGGCGTGACACTGTCACCCACCTTGACATAGGGCTCGGCCTCCGGGCTCGGCGCCCGGTAGAAGGTGCCCACCATCGGCGCTTTCTGTTCGACCAGGCCGTCGTCGACACCGGTACCTTCCGCTTTCTCGGGCGAAACCGGCAGCGGCGGCGCAGGCGGAGCCGGAGGAGGCGCCGGTGCCGTCGGCTGGGCGGGGCTCACACCGGTGAGCACCGGCTGATCCTTGACCACCCGCAGGCGAAAGCCCTCCATTCGCAGCTCGAACTCGTGAAACCCGGCGTTGCGCACAAAACGAAGCAGGTCCTTGATCTCGCGCGGCTCCAACTCTTCCTCCGCTTTCTCCCTCCACCCGATTCCCGTCGGGTGGCAAGGCCAGGAAAAAGGCACCCGGTGTCAGGGTGCCGCGGGGATTGTGGCCGAGCGATTCGAGCGGGTCAACCCGGGCCTGAGGCTGCGGCGGGCCCGAGACGGTCGGCGAGGCGACCGGCGAGGACCCGGCCCGCCAGCCTCATACGTCCCAGATAGGGTTCCGGGCCCGCATCGAGAACCAGCACCAGCCCCACCGAGGGGACCCGGCGCAGCACGGCGATCCCGCCGCTACCGGTGACGATCACCTCCTCGCTGTCACCGATCCGGGCCGCGCGCAGAAGACCGGCCGCCGCCGCCATCCCTCCCAGGGCCTCGGCGCCCAGCTCTTCCAGGTCGCCGTCCAGGGCGGGATCGAAGCAGGCTCCGTCGACGAGTACGCCGTCCAGGTCGACCAGCACGGCACGGCGAACGCCCGGGCACAGGCGGGCGGCGTCAGCCAGCAGCGAAGCCAGCTCCCCCCCTGTCATCGTCGTCACCATGGGCCGGGCCCCGTCACGTCACTGGGTGCCGCAGCTCGTCGCCGTCTCCACCGGCACCTGCCCACGAGCCGTCATCGGTTCGCCGCTGGCATCCTCGCCGCGGAAGACCAGGTCGATCCTCCCGCGCTCACCGAGACTGAAGAACCCGGCCGCGATATCCGTGGCCAGCACCGTGGTCAGCTCCTGGCTCGCCGTGCCCCCGGCAGGGACGGTGATGGTCACCGATTCGCTGCGGTCGGGCGGCGCGCTCCCATCGAGGATGTAGTTGATGTCGACCGACGAAAAGATCACGTCGTTCCAGGCACCGCCGGCCTGCCCCCGCAGACGTGAGTCGAAGTTGATGGTCTGCGTCACGGAAGAATAGACCGTGGTTTCCTTGGTCCCGTCGCCATCCAGATCGACCAGCTCGCCGTCCACGTCGACGCAGGCAGTGAGCGGATTGACGCTGGATACGGTCACGACGTTCTCCGACACGCCCGGATCGTCCGTCGCGTTGTTGCAGGCCACCGCCGTCAGCACGACCACCAGGCCCAAAGCCGCCAGCGGCGACCAGACTCTCAGCTTTTCCATCATGGTGCCCGTCTCCATCCTCAAGAGGCCTTGATGATCCGC contains the following coding sequences:
- the accB gene encoding acetyl-CoA carboxylase biotin carboxyl carrier protein; translation: MEPREIKDLLRFVRNAGFHEFELRMEGFRLRVVKDQPVLTGVSPAQPTAPAPPPAPPAPPLPVSPEKAEGTGVDDGLVEQKAPMVGTFYRAPSPEAEPYVKVGDSVTPGQTLCIIEAMKLMNEIEAETAGTVVEIVPENAQPVEYGEVLFRIRPN